The following coding sequences are from one bacterium window:
- a CDS encoding alanine--tRNA ligase produces the protein MTLNEVRQKYIDFFKKRGHSEIPSSSLVPENDPTTLFTSSGMQPLIPYLLGEKHPQGNRLVNSQKCFRAEDIDEIGDNRHTTFFEMLGNWSLGDYFKEEQIPWFFEFLTAEIGLDPRRIYVTVFAGDEKTKIPKDDEAVSIWKRLFSEKGIEAKDVYVGSEDEGARGGMKEGRIFYYDTKKNWWSRSGVPDKMPVGEPGGPSSEVFYDFGTEHDSRYGKHCHPNCDCGRFIEIGNCVFMVYVKNDTGGFDTLAKPNVDFGGGLERVAAAKSGQDVFLLDVFESVIKKTEEMSGKRYADAEFTRSFRIIADHFRAAVFLLFDEVLPSNTEHGYFVRRLIRRMVRHLDILGAREGLSALVPSMVTAYGETYPTLQGKQEFIQTEFRKEEERFRKTLEAGLKEFKKLESPVISGTDAFTLFSTYGFPIDMTVELAGEEGKKVDKEGFLKEFQKHQEISRKGAEKKFKGGLADTSEMSLKYHTATHLLNCALRQVLGKEVGQKGSNITAERLRFDFSYPQKMTAEQKEEVEKIVNQKIKENLPVTFCEMSIEEARKKEAIGVFTDKYSDVVKVYSIGDEKTGVVSMELCGGPHVTETGILGNFKIVKEEAVSAGIRRIKAVLG, from the coding sequence ATGACGTTAAACGAGGTAAGACAAAAATATATAGATTTTTTTAAAAAAAGAGGACATTCGGAAATCCCGTCTTCTTCTCTCGTGCCTGAAAACGACCCGACAACTCTTTTTACAAGTTCCGGAATGCAGCCACTTATTCCGTATCTTTTAGGTGAAAAACACCCGCAGGGCAATCGGCTCGTCAATTCGCAGAAATGTTTTCGGGCGGAGGATATAGACGAAATAGGCGACAACAGGCATACGACTTTTTTTGAAATGCTCGGCAACTGGTCTTTAGGCGACTATTTCAAAGAGGAGCAGATACCTTGGTTTTTTGAATTTTTGACTGCTGAAATAGGGCTTGACCCGCGGAGGATTTATGTGACAGTGTTTGCCGGCGATGAGAAGACCAAAATACCCAAAGACGACGAAGCTGTCTCTATCTGGAAACGACTTTTTTCCGAGAAGGGAATTGAGGCCAAGGATGTTTATGTCGGGTCAGAGGACGAAGGCGCAAGAGGCGGAATGAAAGAAGGCCGAATATTTTACTATGATACAAAGAAGAATTGGTGGAGTCGCTCGGGAGTGCCGGATAAAATGCCCGTCGGAGAGCCGGGCGGTCCGAGCTCGGAAGTTTTCTATGATTTTGGCACCGAGCATGACAGTAGATATGGTAAGCACTGCCATCCAAACTGCGATTGTGGCCGATTTATAGAGATAGGCAATTGCGTTTTCATGGTGTACGTAAAAAACGACACGGGCGGATTTGACACTTTGGCAAAACCGAACGTGGATTTCGGCGGTGGGTTAGAGCGCGTAGCGGCCGCGAAATCCGGCCAAGACGTGTTTCTGCTTGACGTATTTGAGAGTGTAATAAAAAAGACAGAGGAAATGTCGGGTAAGCGCTATGCGGACGCGGAATTTACAAGGTCATTTAGAATAATAGCAGACCATTTTCGAGCGGCTGTTTTTCTCCTTTTTGATGAAGTGTTGCCTTCCAATACGGAACATGGATATTTTGTCCGTCGCTTGATCCGTCGTATGGTACGACATTTGGACATTTTAGGAGCGCGGGAGGGGCTGTCCGCGCTCGTACCTTCCATGGTTACCGCTTACGGCGAAACATATCCGACCCTTCAGGGAAAACAGGAATTCATACAAACCGAATTCAGAAAAGAAGAGGAGCGTTTTCGGAAGACTTTGGAAGCAGGACTCAAAGAGTTCAAAAAACTGGAAAGCCCCGTAATTTCCGGCACTGACGCCTTTACTCTTTTTTCCACATACGGTTTTCCCATAGACATGACGGTGGAGCTCGCGGGGGAAGAAGGTAAAAAGGTTGACAAGGAAGGTTTTCTCAAAGAATTTCAAAAGCATCAGGAAATTTCCCGAAAAGGCGCTGAAAAAAAGTTCAAGGGGGGACTGGCCGATACCAGTGAGATGTCGCTCAAGTATCATACCGCGACACATCTTTTAAACTGCGCCTTGAGGCAAGTTTTAGGCAAAGAAGTAGGCCAGAAGGGCAGTAACATAACCGCGGAACGTTTGCGGTTTGACTTTTCTTATCCTCAAAAAATGACCGCTGAACAAAAAGAAGAGGTGGAGAAAATAGTTAATCAAAAAATAAAAGAAAATTTGCCGGTAACTTTTTGTGAAATGTCCATTGAAGAAGCGAGAAAAAAAGAAGCAATCGGTGTTTTTACCGATAAATATTCCGACGTGGTAAAGGTTTACAGCATAGGCGATGAAAAAACCGGAGTTGTCAGCATGGAACTTTGTGGCGGACCGCATGTTACGGAAACCGGCATTTTAGGTAACTTTAAAATCGTAAAAGAGGAAGCCGTATCCGCCGGAATCAGAAGAATAAAAGCCGTTTTGGGGTAG